The Candidatus Nanosynbacter lyticus genome window below encodes:
- a CDS encoding class I SAM-dependent methyltransferase: MTWTLWLGGAILMIFALPVLIGAPYVPSRSREVQRLFAEALPLGKGDIVLDIGSGDGVVLMIAAQQGARAIGYEINPFLVLISRWRLRKLPGARVHWANIWRQPVLDKVTVMYAFGDGRDIAKMFQLARRQAAAQTEPLTFVSYGFSIPGTRPTKEYHGYFLYRLPGGFTSPEA, from the coding sequence GTGACATGGACGCTGTGGCTTGGTGGCGCGATTCTGATGATCTTTGCGCTGCCAGTATTGATCGGTGCGCCGTATGTGCCGTCACGGTCGCGCGAAGTGCAGCGGTTATTTGCCGAGGCGTTGCCACTCGGTAAGGGCGACATCGTGCTTGATATCGGGTCGGGCGATGGCGTGGTGCTCATGATAGCAGCCCAGCAGGGCGCGCGGGCGATTGGCTATGAGATTAATCCGTTCCTGGTGCTAATATCGCGCTGGCGGCTGCGAAAATTACCGGGCGCCCGAGTGCACTGGGCGAATATCTGGCGGCAGCCGGTGCTTGACAAGGTGACGGTGATGTATGCCTTTGGTGATGGTCGCGATATCGCAAAGATGTTTCAGCTGGCCAGGCGCCAAGCAGCCGCCCAGACCGAGCCGCTGACTTTCGTGAGCTACGGATTTTCTATCCCTGGCACGCGACCGACAAAAGAATACCACGGCTATTTTCTCTATCGGCTGCCGGGAGGCTTTACATCGCCCGAAGCATAA
- a CDS encoding sensor histidine kinase, with protein sequence MAQPQWSDKEFAAMPSIAVAAHELKAPLALIRQMSLLIEDGGLSPVEVQQMQRRLTLTAERSLALVQDLARTVNVQPTLFPLEPVNPLALLTQLAYESRDMLRLYDRRVTWPRTGKKRLVVTNPLLLGRIMMNFLDNAMRYSEAGAAIRVTMRQAGTMVRLGVRDFGPMMSLAEYRRLVDEMTVRKSVRTRPDSSGLGVYIAATFARAMGGQIGLIRHRDGLTFYVDVPLSEQMSLL encoded by the coding sequence ATGGCGCAGCCACAGTGGAGTGATAAGGAGTTTGCCGCGATGCCGAGCATAGCGGTGGCGGCGCATGAGTTGAAGGCGCCACTGGCGTTGATTCGGCAGATGAGTTTATTGATTGAGGACGGTGGGCTTAGTCCAGTCGAGGTGCAGCAGATGCAGCGACGGTTGACGCTGACGGCGGAGCGCTCGCTGGCCTTGGTGCAGGACTTGGCGCGTACTGTGAATGTACAGCCGACGCTGTTTCCACTGGAGCCGGTTAATCCGCTGGCGCTGCTAACGCAACTAGCATACGAGTCACGCGACATGCTGCGGCTGTATGACCGGCGGGTGACGTGGCCGCGTACGGGCAAGAAGCGGCTGGTGGTGACTAATCCGCTGCTGCTTGGGCGGATTATGATGAATTTTCTCGATAATGCGATGCGCTACAGCGAGGCTGGGGCGGCAATTCGCGTGACCATGCGCCAGGCGGGGACGATGGTGCGGCTGGGTGTGCGGGATTTTGGGCCGATGATGAGCCTGGCGGAGTATCGGCGATTGGTGGATGAAATGACCGTGCGTAAATCAGTCAGAACCCGGCCGGACAGCAGCGGCCTCGGCGTGTATATCGCTGCGACGTTTGCGCGGGCGATGGGCGGGCAGATCGGGCTGATACGCCACCGAGACGGACTGACGTTTTATGTTGATGTGCCGCTCAGCGAGCAGATGAGCTTGCTGTGA
- a CDS encoding response regulator, whose product MKKLLIIEDDPQWAAVLERYALEAGCTARTVVAAGQAMAMIDEWRPDGLILDMLLAGETGMALLNELQSHEDLARLPVVVCSNVALDLDQLRPFGVRAVLDKARMTPDDVRAALSVLGEEAE is encoded by the coding sequence GTGAAAAAGCTACTGATCATCGAGGATGACCCGCAGTGGGCGGCAGTGCTGGAGCGGTATGCGCTGGAGGCGGGCTGTACGGCCCGAACAGTGGTGGCGGCTGGACAGGCGATGGCGATGATTGATGAGTGGCGGCCGGATGGCTTGATTCTCGATATGCTGCTGGCGGGTGAGACGGGAATGGCACTACTGAATGAGCTGCAAAGCCATGAGGATCTGGCGCGGCTGCCAGTGGTGGTGTGCAGTAATGTAGCGCTTGATCTGGATCAGCTGCGGCCGTTTGGCGTGCGGGCGGTGCTTGATAAGGCGCGAATGACGCCCGATGACGTGCGAGCGGCGCTCAGCGTGCTAGGTGAGGAGGCTGAATGA
- the recO gene encoding DNA repair protein RecO — translation MKDGERLKAIVLRRTDYAEADRVLQLLTPQGRRAVIAKEVRRERSKLAGGIELLALCDVVIRSGRGELGLLTSARLSAFYRHILEDYERMRFAYQALKLVAQATETVDGPEWFAVLSQVLAWLDRPAVDRLLVETWFYMQYAGLLGDELNLRTDVAGRTLTSDKSYMYDPSEKALRPSEQGDLTADHIKLLRLIQAKPLENLTHIGGLGPVIASCWLVTRQHAAV, via the coding sequence ATGAAAGACGGTGAGCGACTCAAGGCGATTGTGCTACGGCGGACGGATTATGCGGAAGCTGATCGGGTATTGCAGTTACTAACGCCCCAGGGGCGGCGGGCGGTGATCGCCAAGGAGGTGCGCCGCGAGCGGAGCAAGCTGGCTGGCGGCATTGAGCTCCTGGCGCTGTGCGACGTGGTGATTCGTTCGGGCCGTGGTGAGCTGGGGCTGCTGACCAGTGCCAGGCTCAGCGCGTTTTATCGGCATATCCTCGAGGATTATGAGCGGATGCGGTTTGCCTACCAGGCGCTCAAGCTGGTGGCGCAGGCGACCGAGACCGTTGACGGGCCGGAGTGGTTCGCGGTACTCAGTCAGGTGTTGGCGTGGCTTGATCGGCCGGCGGTTGATCGGCTGCTGGTCGAGACGTGGTTTTATATGCAGTACGCCGGGCTGTTGGGTGACGAGCTTAATCTACGCACCGACGTGGCCGGGCGGACGCTCACGAGCGATAAATCATACATGTACGATCCAAGCGAAAAAGCCCTAAGGCCAAGCGAGCAGGGCGATTTAACGGCCGATCACATCAAGCTGCTGCGCCTCATCCAAGCCAAGCCGCTAGAAAATCTCACCCACATCGGCGGCCTCGGCCCGGTCATCGCTAGTTGCTGGCTGGTGACTAGGCAGCATGCGGCGGTGTAA
- a CDS encoding glycine--tRNA ligase, protein MSQAKMEDIISLCKRRGFIYQGSDVYGGLSGTWDYGPLGVQLKRNIMNLWWRRFVDERDNMYGVDAAILMNQKVWQASGHVDTFVDPLCEDTVNHRRYRTDHILKDNGVDVDGMTMEQMDVVIAEKGIKSPDGNPLSKSRTFNMMFKTRVGATESEDSISYLRPETAQGIFTNFKNVVDSFYPNLPFGIAQQGKAFRNEIAPRDFVFRSREFEQMEIEYFVDPEHWQEAFDELLAATHAFLAELGLKPEHIHELDVPAEDRAHYSKKTIDIEYDYPIGREELMGIAYRTDFDLMNIQRASGKSMEYTVKGTNTKFVPHVIEPSFGVERALMAVLASSYHEDEQNGEKRVYLALPEHLAPVKFAVSPLLKNKPELVEKAREVYAQLAKANPGRVMWDDNGNIGKRYRRQDEIGTPYCVVIDFQTLEDGTVTVRERDTTEQRRVKIEEL, encoded by the coding sequence ATGAGTCAAGCAAAAATGGAAGATATTATCAGCCTGTGTAAGCGCCGCGGCTTTATTTATCAGGGGTCGGATGTGTATGGCGGTCTTTCTGGCACCTGGGATTATGGTCCGCTGGGCGTGCAGCTGAAGCGTAATATCATGAATTTGTGGTGGCGCAGGTTTGTTGACGAGCGTGACAACATGTACGGCGTCGATGCAGCGATTTTGATGAATCAGAAGGTCTGGCAGGCCAGTGGGCATGTCGATACGTTCGTCGATCCGCTGTGTGAAGATACGGTCAATCACCGTCGCTACCGCACCGATCATATTCTCAAGGATAATGGTGTTGATGTAGATGGCATGACCATGGAACAGATGGATGTGGTAATTGCTGAGAAAGGCATCAAAAGCCCCGATGGCAATCCGCTGAGTAAATCGCGAACGTTTAATATGATGTTCAAGACACGCGTCGGTGCAACTGAAAGTGAGGACAGTATTTCGTACCTCCGCCCAGAAACCGCCCAGGGTATCTTCACCAATTTCAAAAACGTCGTCGATAGTTTCTACCCGAACTTACCGTTTGGCATCGCTCAGCAGGGCAAGGCGTTTCGTAATGAGATTGCGCCGCGCGACTTCGTCTTCCGCTCTCGCGAGTTTGAGCAGATGGAGATTGAATATTTCGTCGACCCTGAGCATTGGCAGGAGGCGTTTGACGAGCTGCTGGCGGCGACACATGCCTTTTTGGCAGAGCTAGGTCTAAAACCAGAGCACATTCACGAGCTGGACGTGCCGGCGGAAGATCGGGCGCACTACAGTAAAAAGACGATCGACATCGAATACGATTATCCAATTGGCCGCGAGGAGCTGATGGGCATCGCGTATCGGACTGATTTTGACTTGATGAACATCCAACGCGCTAGTGGCAAGAGCATGGAATACACCGTCAAGGGAACGAACACAAAATTTGTTCCGCACGTCATCGAGCCGTCGTTTGGTGTGGAGCGGGCACTAATGGCGGTGCTGGCCAGTAGCTATCACGAGGATGAACAAAATGGCGAAAAGCGGGTGTATTTGGCGTTGCCAGAGCATTTGGCGCCGGTCAAATTTGCCGTTTCGCCACTGCTCAAGAACAAGCCAGAATTGGTAGAAAAAGCCCGCGAAGTCTACGCCCAGCTCGCCAAAGCCAACCCCGGCCGAGTGATGTGGGACGACAACGGCAACATCGGCAAACGCTACCGCCGCCAAGACGAAATCGGCACGCCATACTGCGTGGTTATTGACTTCCAGACGCTGGAGGACGGCACTGTCACCGTGCGCGAGCGGGATACGACGGAGCAGCGGCGGGTGAAGATTGAGGAGCTGTAG
- a CDS encoding SAP domain-containing protein — translation MIESRPEFDKITSFAEFNKYYWYREEISQICKSLGLEYKGTKQELNYIIEQYFKGNLIKKSSIKNEKKQVENITLDMPLLECGFSFNAKFREYFSVLTGISPFKFTADMATAWRKVKREKDSKFTIKDLLKVYYGESDYAKYDNSVCQWNQFLKDFCADENSRNYSNKLKVAAILWKEVRNSKKEKIYSKNLLTEHEHTIKEYHE, via the coding sequence TTGATAGAAAGTAGGCCTGAGTTTGATAAAATTACATCGTTTGCTGAGTTTAATAAATACTATTGGTATCGTGAGGAAATTTCACAGATTTGCAAGTCATTAGGATTAGAATATAAAGGTACAAAACAGGAACTCAATTATATTATTGAGCAATACTTTAAGGGTAATTTGATTAAAAAATCATCAATAAAAAATGAGAAGAAGCAAGTTGAAAATATTACATTAGATATGCCATTACTTGAATGTGGTTTTTCCTTCAATGCAAAGTTTAGGGAATATTTCTCTGTTTTAACAGGTATCTCACCATTTAAATTTACTGCTGATATGGCGACTGCTTGGCGGAAAGTAAAAAGAGAAAAGGATAGCAAATTTACAATCAAAGATTTACTGAAGGTGTATTATGGCGAATCAGATTATGCCAAGTATGATAATTCGGTTTGTCAATGGAATCAATTTTTAAAGGATTTCTGTGCAGATGAAAATAGCCGCAACTATTCGAACAAATTAAAAGTAGCTGCTATTCTTTGGAAAGAAGTCAGAAATTCAAAAAAGGAAAAAATCTATTCAAAGAATCTTTTGACTGAACATGAACATACAATAAAAGAGTATCACGAGTAG
- a CDS encoding NUDIX hydrolase, which produces MTKTTKGHIITQNLDGTDHLDCLYRISLKALIYNDVGQILVVKEIDRTYWDLPGGGMDFGETIESSLKRELYEEVGYKGDLRYQLFDASEQMYIERLDANQICFYCRVWPENFDFIPGEEGDEVMFVDPEELLLQKSEVDAPERAYRAHEKWQELHSEIVR; this is translated from the coding sequence ATGACAAAAACCACCAAAGGACATATCATCACGCAGAATTTAGATGGCACCGATCATCTGGATTGTCTGTATCGCATCTCTCTCAAAGCGCTAATTTACAACGACGTTGGGCAAATTTTGGTCGTCAAAGAAATTGATCGGACGTATTGGGATTTGCCGGGTGGTGGCATGGACTTCGGTGAGACGATTGAGTCGTCGCTGAAACGCGAACTGTACGAAGAAGTCGGCTATAAAGGTGATTTGCGCTATCAACTGTTTGACGCATCAGAACAGATGTATATCGAGCGGCTTGATGCAAATCAAATCTGTTTTTATTGTCGCGTCTGGCCGGAGAACTTTGATTTTATACCAGGTGAAGAGGGCGATGAAGTGATGTTCGTTGACCCTGAGGAATTATTGCTTCAGAAGAGCGAGGTTGACGCGCCAGAACGGGCATATAGAGCGCATGAGAAATGGCAGGAGCTGCATAGCGAAATCGTGCGGTAG
- a CDS encoding AbrB/MazE/SpoVT family DNA-binding domain-containing protein: protein MVITTIQKVIKIGSSRGVTLPARDLRALGIRDGDEVRLTVEQIRPIKQANKPLLRQEYDDFKKQYGETLKNLADR, encoded by the coding sequence ATGGTAATCACTACGATTCAAAAAGTTATCAAGATTGGTTCCAGCCGCGGCGTGACGCTGCCAGCGCGGGATTTGCGGGCGCTGGGGATTCGCGATGGCGACGAGGTGCGATTAACGGTTGAGCAGATAAGGCCAATTAAACAGGCAAATAAGCCGTTGCTTCGCCAGGAATACGATGATTTTAAAAAACAATACGGCGAAACGCTGAAAAACTTGGCAGACCGATGA
- a CDS encoding type II toxin-antitoxin system death-on-curing family toxin, whose protein sequence is MIRYLEIDEILKLHFWIIEDFGGSHGVRDELGLKSLVAAPQTIVFGEEQYVSVHEKAAVYLRNCIADHVFTDGNKRTAVTITGIFLARNGWRMTAAAAELENFAVRVATDHLDIDAIVDWLERHSRGRIDDLIIKEF, encoded by the coding sequence ATGATTCGCTATCTGGAGATTGACGAAATTCTAAAGCTGCACTTTTGGATAATTGAGGATTTTGGCGGCTCGCATGGCGTACGCGATGAACTGGGGCTAAAGTCGCTAGTGGCCGCGCCGCAAACAATTGTTTTTGGCGAGGAGCAATATGTGTCAGTTCACGAAAAGGCGGCGGTTTATTTGCGTAATTGTATAGCAGACCATGTCTTTACCGATGGCAATAAGCGCACAGCGGTGACGATTACTGGTATCTTTTTGGCGAGAAATGGCTGGAGAATGACTGCGGCGGCTGCTGAACTAGAAAATTTCGCCGTCCGCGTCGCGACCGATCATCTCGATATTGATGCGATTGTTGATTGGCTGGAGCGTCATTCGCGGGGACGTATCGATGATTTGATAATTAAGGAATTTTAG
- a CDS encoding histidine phosphatase family protein: protein MTVIYIARHGQDEDNVRGILNGHRNLPLTDLGRQQAQQLARRIRDRELVFDVVYASPLDRALETAAIVATELGLAEPIVHDDLIERNFGIMTGRPAADVEEMCAPDIIKTENVTYFLNPDGAETFPELLARGQWVLDSMACRHPDQTVLLVCHGDIGKMIYAAATNMPWRRVLTDFYFGNTDIVGPVRD, encoded by the coding sequence ATGACCGTTATTTATATTGCTCGCCACGGCCAAGATGAAGACAATGTGCGTGGGATTTTGAATGGTCATCGCAACCTGCCGCTGACTGATTTGGGGCGTCAGCAGGCGCAGCAATTGGCGCGGCGCATCAGGGATAGGGAGCTGGTTTTTGACGTGGTGTACGCGTCGCCACTTGATCGGGCCCTTGAGACGGCAGCAATTGTGGCGACGGAGCTGGGTCTTGCCGAGCCGATAGTTCACGATGATTTAATCGAGCGTAATTTTGGCATTATGACCGGTAGGCCGGCCGCTGATGTTGAGGAAATGTGTGCGCCGGACATCATCAAAACAGAAAACGTGACCTATTTTTTGAATCCTGACGGCGCTGAGACTTTTCCTGAGTTATTGGCTCGCGGCCAGTGGGTGCTTGATTCTATGGCGTGTCGACACCCTGATCAAACGGTACTACTGGTATGCCATGGCGATATCGGCAAAATGATATATGCTGCGGCAACTAATATGCCATGGCGTCGGGTGTTGACTGATTTTTACTTTGGTAATACGGATATTGTCGGGCCGGTGCGTGATTAA
- a CDS encoding SDR family oxidoreductase, translating to MTKHRTTLVAGATGYLGRFVVAELHRRGHKVRAITRSRERAVSPGPWDSPSLDGLVDDWAVGEVTNPAFIADVAEGVDDVISTLGVTKQKANPWDIDHRANLAILRSAEKYGVKHFCFVNVIGGDQCPAQLTRAKTAFAQELTASRISSQIINPPGYFSDMTQILQMAKKGRVFLFRPETRINPIHGADLAKFCIDRLTDGEEGAWNVGGPEVFTWKGLAECAFQALQRPTRVTTVSPAILSPLIGVLGLFNRRKADTLRFISWNMLHDCVGEPFGTHGLLDFYKDLVQKDGD from the coding sequence ATGACAAAGCATAGAACAACCCTCGTCGCCGGAGCCACAGGTTATCTCGGACGTTTCGTCGTCGCCGAGCTGCACCGCCGTGGCCACAAGGTGCGCGCGATCACCCGCAGTCGCGAGCGGGCCGTCTCTCCAGGCCCCTGGGATTCTCCCTCACTGGATGGCCTCGTCGACGACTGGGCCGTCGGGGAGGTCACGAATCCCGCATTCATCGCCGATGTCGCGGAAGGAGTCGACGACGTCATATCCACCTTGGGGGTCACCAAGCAGAAGGCCAATCCTTGGGACATCGACCACCGGGCCAATCTCGCCATCCTGCGCTCCGCGGAGAAGTACGGCGTCAAGCACTTCTGCTTCGTCAACGTCATCGGAGGCGACCAGTGCCCGGCACAGCTGACCCGGGCAAAGACCGCTTTCGCCCAAGAACTGACAGCCTCCCGGATATCGAGTCAGATCATCAATCCCCCCGGGTACTTCTCCGACATGACCCAGATTCTTCAGATGGCCAAAAAGGGTCGCGTCTTCCTCTTCCGCCCGGAAACCAGGATCAATCCCATTCACGGCGCCGACCTCGCGAAGTTCTGCATCGACCGCTTGACCGACGGCGAGGAGGGCGCATGGAACGTGGGAGGCCCTGAGGTCTTCACCTGGAAAGGGCTCGCTGAGTGCGCTTTCCAGGCTCTTCAACGGCCTACACGCGTCACAACCGTGTCGCCCGCCATCCTGTCACCCCTCATCGGAGTCCTCGGGCTCTTCAACCGGAGAAAGGCCGACACGCTGCGCTTCATCTCATGGAACATGCTCCACGACTGCGTAGGTGAGCCCTTCGGCACTCATGGACTGCTCGACTTCTACAAGGATCTGGTCCAAAAAGACGGTGATTAG
- a CDS encoding CYTH domain-containing protein has translation MREIEIKVRLQDKEGLLAALAAKGVVLGESVHQRDQVFGLPGEVGGDGNTAPWLRVRTEMRRQGEDTTKRALFTFKRSVTG, from the coding sequence ATGAGAGAAATTGAGATAAAAGTTAGATTGCAAGATAAAGAAGGGTTGCTGGCTGCGCTGGCGGCTAAGGGTGTCGTCCTTGGTGAGTCAGTGCATCAGCGTGATCAAGTGTTTGGTCTGCCGGGAGAAGTTGGCGGTGACGGCAACACAGCGCCTTGGTTGCGGGTGCGTACTGAGATGCGTAGACAAGGTGAAGATACAACGAAGCGGGCGTTATTCACTTTCAAACGATCGGTGACCGGATAG
- a CDS encoding CYTH domain-containing protein — MEHETEVRDPDAMIAIVKGPGFVAFSDMSKIHQTGTLSGIEVCVDSVEGLGDLIELEQLADEDADPVAIVNGLWREMAELGIGSRHDEVTDGYDILMKKLRVQ, encoded by the coding sequence ATTGAACATGAAACAGAAGTTCGCGATCCAGATGCTATGATCGCTATCGTTAAGGGGCCGGGCTTTGTAGCGTTTTCGGATATGTCAAAGATTCACCAGACTGGCACGTTAAGTGGTATAGAAGTATGTGTCGATTCGGTGGAGGGCTTAGGTGACCTTATAGAGTTAGAGCAATTAGCCGATGAGGATGCTGATCCTGTCGCTATAGTCAATGGTTTGTGGCGCGAGATGGCTGAGTTGGGGATTGGTAGCCGGCACGATGAGGTGACGGATGGCTATGATATCCTGATGAAGAAGTTGAGGGTGCAGTAA
- a CDS encoding SDR family NAD(P)-dependent oxidoreductase, translating into MHIILGGTSGLGLEMARQLRESSKRVLVLGKTHNIQEHGEGFQLDVYYPEQVAMAPARIEQILGGDAIEQFVWAAGYGWRGDFEDQPDARSMAEVNFAGPLPLVQWAWHRMAQQRIQSTLTVIGSTSSIKARGDEAVYVATKHAQAGLARSLALQADEQHLPIRVALFLPGAMKTPFWRGRRPDDYAFFNDPARVAEHILTAVSTQYQTFLEWPLPKGTLV; encoded by the coding sequence ATGCATATTATTCTTGGTGGGACGAGTGGACTGGGTCTGGAGATGGCTAGGCAGCTCAGAGAAAGTAGCAAGCGTGTGTTGGTGTTGGGGAAGACGCATAATATTCAGGAGCACGGCGAAGGTTTCCAATTGGATGTGTATTATCCCGAGCAAGTAGCGATGGCGCCAGCGCGGATTGAGCAGATTCTGGGCGGTGATGCTATTGAGCAATTCGTGTGGGCGGCGGGCTACGGCTGGCGCGGTGATTTTGAGGATCAGCCCGATGCGCGCTCCATGGCAGAAGTGAATTTTGCTGGTCCGTTGCCGTTAGTGCAGTGGGCGTGGCATAGGATGGCGCAGCAGCGGATACAATCCACACTAACGGTAATTGGCTCAACTAGCAGCATCAAAGCCCGCGGGGACGAAGCGGTATATGTGGCGACCAAGCATGCTCAGGCGGGGCTGGCGCGTAGCTTGGCATTGCAGGCGGATGAGCAGCACTTGCCGATTCGCGTGGCACTGTTCTTGCCCGGGGCGATGAAAACACCGTTTTGGCGAGGGCGTCGGCCGGATGATTATGCTTTCTTCAATGACCCGGCCAGGGTGGCTGAACATATATTGACCGCTGTCAGCACACAGTATCAGACGTTCCTCGAGTGGCCGCTACCAAAGGGTACGTTGGTCTAA